The following nucleotide sequence is from Aquarana catesbeiana isolate 2022-GZ linkage group LG08, ASM4218655v1, whole genome shotgun sequence.
CCAAAGTCCCTCTTGTGactcctcgtcctgcctgttggaTTTCTCTTCCATGCACCTTGGGCTTTCTCTCTTGGATTCGTTAGTCAACCACATGCCTTGCCCTTTGGCCtgtttcctggatcttcttatCACTGCCCGTTTTGGACTCTGTTCTCTGACATTGCTTCCATATCTGCTTGCACGTCTTAGTCTCTGCACCCTGAACAGGGTGAACCTGGGGGGTTATGACCTGGCACCAGCTTGAgtgaaatccatccccaccatcaggtgcTTTGGTGAAAACTGTCTGGTGCCTAGACTCCGCTCCCACACTGGGGATCCCGTGTCATCCGCTTGCATCACAGCTGACATCCCGCTGGTCTGTGGCACTTGCTAGTCCAGGTGTCTGTGGTGGTATCAACCTGCCATTGGTAGCCTGATCTACCAACAGGCATGCATTTTCTACTACATGATAGTGAACTACACAAACAACAAATTCACAAACAAATTAGAGAATACAAACATTTTTAAACTTTCAATATCAAGACAAATTGCTTGCAACAAGCTTTCCCCCCAAGTCAGACCCAGTCCGCCCTTTGTGTAACCTCTGTCTGCAGAGGTTTCAGACCACCACAGACTCATTCTATATCTGGAGGAGGCACCAACCTTACTGACTTGGTAGGTGGGATGAACACTGCCTAAAACACTGTCACTGATCAATACATCTCCCTGATCTCTCCAACACACTGATCACAGCCACTAACCATGAACCACAAAGTGAGTAAAGGCAGGAGGATAGCAAagtggggtagggagttccagaggatgaggacgagttccagaggatgaggacctctttcctcctgccGATGATCCCTCTAGGATATAAAGATCTAtgcagaggaatcaggacctcctacctcctgatgatgattcctctagtgatataaagatctatgcagaggaatcaggacctccttcctcctaatgatgacccctctagtgatataaagatctgtataaaggaatcaagacctccttcctcctgctggtgatccctctagtgatataaagatctatatagaggaatcaggacctccttcctcctggcagggaattagggttgccacctcatcccttgaaacctgaacacatattaattacacaggttctgtggctgattaaggtggtaattaacttCACTTAGTGCCTTATGTGCATtatattagcctcagaacctgtgtaattcatatgtgtcctggattaaagggatgaggtggcaacccaagCTGAGGTCACTACAATACGGGGATGACACCTAGAATTCGATTCACCATATTTCCTCTGTTCACCCCAATCATCAATATATTTCTCTCCCCCTTgctgggagtggagatgaccccatctataaggatatgcagtacatacacacacagcacaaggccgtgttcacactacgaacaggggctgcagttcctctgagctccacaaggtggtgatatcacttctacccagacaggaagtctctatggaagacaggaagtgatgtcaggtataaataggaagttctgggtgagaggtgagtctgTAGGATGTAGTGAGGAGACATTGTTGGAAGtgacagtagaggaggtaataagatcttattttctatttacacccagtaaccccccgtcatgtccgtcctcttcctccatagtcactgtgatgtcttttatctccagcagatgatgatacacacatatatagtgtggaaacctagattaaccccttcagggtcctAACATTTCCACACTTACGGGGCCAGAACATTCTCCTCATTTTGTAGATGTGTCACCTTTTccaccaatcagcttctcacttcttCAGTCTATACTAACGGATTGTATGGGGAATGGGGACAATGCTGAAGACAAAGAGTTCCATTTTCCTCATCGTGCCCGTGCACACCCAGTCCTCATGTTGCCAGTTGCGTAGAGTTTGAAAAGGtccatgagcttctttgggggagAATTGTGTGTTTTTGGCCTCATAGACTTTATTGGGAACGCACTTTTCTATGAGTCTATGAAGCTAAAAAGGTGCGATTGCAAAAAAAAGCCTCCAAATCACCTTGCATTGTTCACACTAGGAGTGACTAGGGATTTACAGACATACCTAAACCTCAGCACAACAGATCCTTGAAGATGCTGCTGATAATTAGGTTTTTCTGCACTTTCATGACCCACCCAAAACCCACCCCTGACCAGCCCCTTCTCAATGTCTCTGAATAAGCCAGATTCTCTCATACTAAAAGGGAACTAATTCTAGGGCGCGGTCCCTCCCTACTCCTTGTTCAGTGGGGGGATAGCTAATGTTGGCATGTGTTGGGGCGCTCAAATATTTGTATTCTTAAAATGACAAGTGAGGAGAAAGATCAAAGACTAAGCACACATAAACAGCTCAAAACAAAGCTGACTTTCTGATCCATCAGGCCAAAGGTTTAGTGGCTCCTGGGCCCCAAAAGCAAAGGAAACACTAAACTGAATGTTCCTCTGTGTGTAATCCCACTAGGGGGCATTCTTCCATGATGGAAACCCTCATATTATTACCCATCCTAATATTGTACAACCAGTTCAGTGCAGATCATTCTCTGTTATCAATTATTGGTGTACAGGAAACCTGTATAGATCTCatgaccaatgaggatggaggacgattggagtcacatgactgagaggatactaaacctcaccctggagatcatctacctgctgactgaagaggtgaggaggattctgggaggtcacatgacatcactcttatctctattaataaaacacagacctgaccggagaggtgaggaggattctgggaggtcacatgacatcactcttatctctattaataaaacacagacctgaccggagaggtgaggaggattctgggaggtcacatgacatcactcttatctccattaataaaacacagacctgaccggagaggtgaggaggattctgggaggtcacatgacatcactcttatctctattaataaaacacagacctgaccggagaggtgaggaggattctgggaggtcacatgacatcactcttatctctattaataaaacacagacctgactggagaggtgaggaggattctgggaggtcacatgacatcactcttatctctattaataaaacacagacctgaccggagaggtgaggtggATTCTGGgagtctaacatgatattcctattggttctccaatacagagatttcctcttgtgaagtcaggtgatcatatgaccatcacagtgcctccatgtgactccctaaaacctgagagacacaacatggagaagattctagaagtcaccaagaagatgatggagctgctgacaggagaggtgaggaggattctgggaattctgggacattatccagtaacagacaagggatgtgtctggatggtgactgtatcattgtgtgtgtcaggttcctttaaggtgtcaggatgtcactgtctatttctccatggaggagtgggagtatttagaaggacacaaggatctctacaaggacgtcatgatggacaatcagccgcccctcacatcaccgggtaagaggagactttattgtaaaggagagagcagtacggaggctccacctagatcccccatcatctgataaacacatagaaacaatgtattcagtcagtgtgtgtgtttcctacagatggatccagtaatgggaacccaccagagagatgtccctgtcctctgtattcccgggattccacacaggaaggtcacaccatccctcaccatcatcaggtagatgaggaacaatcactgatagtatcattaggatctgtacattatctgcattgttaccattgatgtcatttttattatatattcagagtggaaacctgagagatcctaaagttgaggttaaagaagagataaaagaggaggatgatgaggtgatggaggagtcagagtttcctAAAGGGCACAAatatctgtaccaggacaccatggtggagtcatccagctacagaaacccaccagagagatgtccccatcctctgtattccttggattctacacaggaagatcacaacTACACACCTGGTCAGGTTGGTGGGACAGAGCTTCTAGAATATGAAAGTTATTAAACTTTCTGACATGTGGAGATGATATTTTCTTTGTAGTCTCCCATCACAGTAGATTATactttacagatgatattctctctcattatCTTGatgtagagtggagatccaatcgatatagaatttgaggttaaatcagaagaagaagagaggtatgtgagggatgatcagcagtctatggaggaggatggaataacggggacatttatagaggaggacactcctacagagatcagcacaggtgggtcattaatactaaatacattcctccacccatactgatcACTGATTGGTCATGGGTGGAGCGAGACTGAGCAATAGCCTGGTAAAGGTCATTTTCCTAGACTGTGTTTCCCATCCAGAACATTATAGTGCTGGCTTGGCTGGCACAGTCTAGACTGGATGTTTTACTGTGATGGTCTTCAGCATCAGTCTAGTCTTCATCTTTGTTGGGCTCCCTTCTACCTCACTCTTATTTGTTTCTTCACTCTCTGACCTGGTGTAGCTCAGTCCCACTTTTATTGAAGACTAAATGATTAAACTTCACTTGAGGGTGGAAGGGTATGATCCTCAGAAGTCTTCCTGTACaccaaagctgcctgatgtgggcggagtcctggtttaggggaaccaatcagctcatgtctagtaataatctttgtatttctattttagtagatggacgggagatgaggaaaacctcagaggattgtctcactttgtctccagactgtaaagtagaagatgaggacatcacacagtatagtccaggagaaaacccgactacctcaaatgtccatccggcactacacagtgtagatggaccatcgtattcctcttatcctgaggaacctcagactgtgcgggacggtgccggaccatcgtattcctcttatcctgaggaacctcagactgtgagggacggtgccagaccatcatattcctcttatcctgaggaacctcagactgtgagggacggtgccggaccatcgtattcctcttatcctgaggaacctcagactgtgagggacggtgccggaccatcgtattcctcttatcctgaggaacctcagactgtgcgggacggtgccggaccatcgtattcctcttatcctgaggaacctcagactgtgagggacggtgtcggaccatcgtattcctcttatcctgaggaacctcagactgtgcgggacggtgccggaccatcgtattcctcttatcctgaggaacctcagactgtgagggacggtgtcggaccatcgtattcctcttatcctgaggaacctcagactgtgcgggacggtgccggaccatcgtattcctcttatcctgaggaacctcagactgtgagggacggtgccggaccatcgtattcctcttatcctgaggaacctcagactgtgagggacggtgccggaccatcgtattcctcttatcctgaggaacctcagactgtgagggacggtgctgtTCTTCCAACAGATAAGGGGTTTCCCTGTCTTGAGTGCGGAAAGAGTTTCATCAGAAAGCTAAACTTAGATAAACACCAGAAATCTCACGGGGAGGAGAAGCGGTAttcctgccccgagtgcgggaaatgttatccACGGAAATCAGCACTTATCAGACATCTAAGatcgcacacgggggagaagccgtattcctgcccagagtgcgggaaacgttttctGCAGCAATGCCAACTTACCAGACATAAAATAATTCACACTGGCAAGatgccatattcctgtcctgagtgcgggcaATATTATCCATTGAAATCGGAACTTGTCAGACATCTGAggactcacacgggggaaaagccattcccctgccccgagtgcgggaagTGTTATGCAATTAAGTCGACGCTCGTCAGACATCTGAggactcacacgggtgagaagccatattcctgtcctgagtgcgggaaatgtttcgcaCAACAGTCCTACGTTTCTGTACACCAGAGATGccacacgggggagaaaccatactcctgccccgagtgcgggaaatgttattccCGGAAATCAGAACTTGTCACGCATCAGAGGtatcacacgggggaaaagccgtattcctgccctgagtgcgggaaatgttttctacGTAAATCAGATCTCGCTAAACATCAGATatgtcacacgggggaaaagccgtatagctgccccgagtgcgggaaatgtttttcacaaaagtgcTATGTTTCTGTTCATCAAATATGCCACACGGGGGAGAAGTcgcattcctgccctgagtgcgggaaatgttttgctcgCAAATCAGATCTCGCTAAACACCAAAACAATCACATGGCGGAGAAGCCATacccctgtcctgagtgcgggaaatgtttttcacagaagtactATCTTTCTATACACCGGATATGCCACACGGGGGAGTTGCCGcattcctgtcccgagtgcgggaaaagttttgcgCGTAAATCAGATTTCAATAAACATCAGAGGTGTCACACGGGGGACAGGCCGTATTCTTgtgccgagtgcgggaaatgttttacagaaAAGTCCTCTCTTTCCAAGCATCGGAAATCTCACACAGCCCTCGTGTCACGTTAGTgttcctgagtgcgggaaatgttttctgcATTAGAAATCTCAAAACAGCCCTATGGCCATaacaaaaaaatctagaaaaacgcctttcaaaaaagttatcaattgatttgcaATTTTAATGagagaaataagtatttgatccccgatcaatcagcaagatttcttctatacaggtaacaagctgagattaggagcactctcttatagggagtgctcctaatctcagcttgttagctgtataaaagacaccagtccacagaagcaatcaatcagattccaatctctccaccatggccaagaccaaagagctgtccaaggatgtcagggagaagattgtagatctacacaaggctggaatgggctacaagaccatcgccaagcagcttggtgagagggtgacaacagttggtgggattattcgctaatggaagaaacacaaaataacgatcgatctccctcggtctggggctccatacaagatctcacctcgtggagcttcaatgatcatgaggacggtgaggaatcagcccagaactacacgggagaatcttgtcaatgatctcagctgggaccatagtcaccaagaaaacaatcggtaacacaacTACACCGTGAtcgactgaaatcctgcagcccccgcaaggtcctcctgctcaggaaatcacatgtacaggtccatctgaagattactaatgaacatcgaatgattcggaggagaactgggtgaaagtgctgtagtcagaggagaccaaagtcgagctctttggcatcaagtcaactcaccgtgtttggaggaggaggaatgctgcctatgaccccaagaacaccatcccccaccgtcatacgtggaggtcctatgaccccaagaacaccatcccccaccgtcatacatgaaggtcctatgaccccaagaacaccatcccccaccgtcatacatgaaggtcctttgaccccaagaacaccatccccccaccgtcatacatggaggtcctatgaccccaagaacaccatccctccaCCGTCATACAtgaaggtcctatgaccccaagaacaccatcccccatcGTCATACATGAAGGTcctttgaccccaagaacaccatccccccaccgtcatacatggaggtcctatgaccccaagaacaccatccctccaCCGTCATACAtgaaggtcctatgaccccaagaacaccatcccccaccgtcatacatggaggtcctatgaccccaagaacaccatccccccaccgtcatacatgaaggtcctatgaccccaagaacaccatccccactgtcatacatggaggtcctatgaccccaagaacaccatcccccacagtCATACATGGagttcctatgaccccaagaacaccatcccccaccgtcatacatgaaggtcctatgaccccaagaacaccatcccccaccgtcatacatgaaggtcctatgaccccaaggacaccatcccccactgtcacACAtgaaggtcctatgaccccaagaacaccatcccccaccgtcatacatggacgtcctatgaccccaagaacaccatcccccaccgtcatacatgaaggtcctttgaccccaagaacaccatccccccaccgtcatacatggaggtcctatgaccccaagaacaccatccctccaCCGTCATACAtgaaggtcctatgaccccaagaacaccatcccccaccgtcatacatggaggtcctatgaccccaagaacaccatccccccaccgtcatacatgaaggttctatgaccccaagaacaccatacccccaccgtcatacatggaggtcctatgaccccaagaacaccatcccccaccgtcatacatggaggtcctatgaccccaagaacaccatccctccaCCATCATACAtgaaggtcctatgaccccaagaacaccatccccaccgtcatacatggaggtcctatgaccccaagaacaccatccccatcgtcatacatggaggtcctatgaccccaagaacaccattcccaccgtcatacatggaggtcctatgaccccaagaacaccatcccccaccgtcatacatggaggtcctatgaccccaagaacaccatcccccaccgtcatacatgaagGTCctctgaccccaagaacaccatcccccaccgtcatacatgaaggtcctatgactccaagaacaccatcccccaccgtcatacatggaggtcctatgaccccaagaacaccatcccccacagtCATACATGGAGTTCCTATgagcccaagaacaccatccccatcgtcatacatggaggtcctatgaccccaagaacaccactccccaccgtcatacatggaggtggaaacatgttttgggggtgtttttctgcttaggggacaggacaacttcaccacatcaatgggacggggggggggggccatgtaccgtcaaatcttgggtgagaacctccttccctcagccagggcattgaaaatgggtggtggtgggtcttccagcatggcaatgacccaaggcaacaaaggagtggctcaagaagaagcacattaaggtccgggagtggcctagccagtctccagactttaatcccataaacaaaatatgtggagggagcggaaggttcgagttaccaaacgttaTTCTCGAAAACCTTAATGActaggagaggatctgcaaagaggacaaaatgcctcctgagatgtgtgcaaacctggtggccaactccaagaaacgtctgacctctgtgatcgccaacaagggtttctccaccaactactaaatCATGTTCTGTGAAGggaacaaatacttatttcactcattaaaatgcaaatcaatttataacttttttgaagtgcatttttttctggatatttttgttgttattctgtctctcactgttataataaactgaccaataaaattatagactgatcgtttctttgtcagtgggcaaatgtacaaaatcagcagaggagcagatactttttccccctcactgtacatGTGATGATATTATTTGTAAATTGGTCCGCCTTCAGCTTTAtattattaaatacttttttttattgtgtgtatTGTTCTTTATTTCTCCATTGACGTTCTTTATTGAGGTAACCCCTGTGCACCTaaacaaatcctaatgcctaagcacaatttcgcaactttgacatgtgttagtaaaatcgTACATGTCGTTACAACTACTTTGTACATGCAGGTAGATTATACCGCGGTTCCTTTTTTAGCGCAAATTGGGCTTtactttggtggtaaatggtaatggatatcaactgatttttttattatcaaatgaaaactggcccaaaatggtaaaataaatcctttttttttttatttagctgtatatttcttgttactactataacctaccactatagaacaacccaaaataaattctcctgctctcgACGATCGCatcgataccacatatgtgtatgttagttgttgtttgaaCCTGTAGtacggcccagaaacaatagtaccattttggcttttttttaattatgcctaaaacacactgataccaactgccactgataccaattgCCGCTGATACCAACTGCTGCTGATACCAACTGCCCCTGATACCAACTGCTGCTGATACCAACTGCCCCTGATACCACATGCTGCTGATACCAACTGCCCCTGATACCAACTGCCGCTGATACCAACTGCTCCTGATACCAACTGCCCCTGATACCAACTGCCCCTGATAGCAACTCTTTCTGATACCAACAGCCGCTGATACCAACTGCCGCTAATACCAACTGCCCCTGATACCAACTGCCCCTGATACCAACTGCTGCTGATACCAACTGCCGCTGATACCAACTGCCGCTGATACCAACTGCCCCTGATACCAACTGCCGCTGATACCAACTGCCCCTGATACCAACTGCCGCTGATACCAACTGCTCCTGATATCAACTGCCCCTGACACCAACTGCCGCTGATACCAACTGCCCCTGATACCAACTCCTGATACCAACTGCCGCTGATACCAACTGCCGCTAATACCAACTGCTGCTGATACCAACTGCCGCTAATACCAACTGCCCCTGATACCAACTGCCCCTGATACcaactgccactgataccaactgTCCCTGATACCAATTGCTGCTAATACCAACTGCCGCTGATACCAACTGCCGCTGATACCAACTGCCCCTGATACCAACTGCCGCTGATACCAACTGCCGCTAATACGAACTGCCGCTGATACCAACTGCCGCTGATACCAACTGCCGCTGATACCAACTGTCCCCGATACcaactgccactgataccaactgCAGCTGATACCAACTGCCGCTAATACCAACTGCCGCTGATACCAACTGCTGCTAGTACCAACTGTCACTGGTACcaactgccactgataccaaccgCCAccgatactaattaaaaaaaatatttaaatcctgtttaaaaaaatactgaccctgaccttagACCCAACCACTCTGGCCCTGACCTAGATCCAACATTAGctattttctctttattattttactttttagttaCTGAGTGGTATGGGAGGAGCTCAGGAGAAttgttggagacatcaaaggtctctccggctggtgtagtgactagaaacatctctgctggtgtcgtccgaggtgcggctgagcagaaGTCGGTAGAGGGCGCGGATACTGTCTCACCCGCTAAACCTCAGGAGAAAGAAGGGCCCAgaatagacgcagcactagcagagatgctcTCCATCACTCGgaaagaggtacaacttaaagtacctGGAGACACTGTGAGAGAAGGTGCTAAGgttggttgctgcaacaatgtaatgtgtacaccagaaAGAAGTGGGTTATACTTGGATCAGTGTAAGTTACCTATAGAAGATATAAATATGGTAAACCAACTCTTGATTCCATCCCATACACTCTTAATTAAGACTCCCCATGGAACCGCTGTGTCCATCATTCACACACCACCCATTCAgatttatttttaatcatttttcacatcatttttGTTTTAACAGTAACACTATATTTGTTCTCAGATATTCACATCCGATGAGCAACATCTCCTCCTTTGCCACACGGATACCTTCTATGCACCTATGCAACTTCCCATACCATCTGACTCTACAACCTTATGCgcacaccacctcagctcccgtggCGAGGTCCATGCCTCCTGTGCAC
It contains:
- the LOC141104946 gene encoding oocyte zinc finger protein XlCOF8.4-like gives rise to the protein MRMEDDWSHMTERILNLTLEIIYLLTEERFPLVKSGDHMTITVPPCDSLKPERHNMEKILEVTKKMMELLTGEVRRILGILGHYPVTDKGCVWMVTVSLCVSGSFKVSGCHCLFLHGGVGVFRRTQGSLQGRHDGQSAAPHITG
- the LOC141104791 gene encoding uncharacterized protein, translating into MILRSLPVHQSCLMWAESWFRGTNQLMSSNNLCISILVDGREMRKTSEDCLTLSPDCKVEDEDITQYSPGENPTTSNVHPALHSVDGPSYSSYPEEPQTVRDGAGPSYSSYPEEPQTVRDGARPSYSSYPEEPQTVRDGAGPSYSSYPEEPQTVRDGAGPSYSSYPEEPQTVRDGAGPSYSSYPEEPQTVRDGVGPSYSSYPEEPQTVRDGAGPSYSSYPEEPQTVRDGVGPSYSSYPEEPQTVRDGAGPSYSSYPEEPQTVRDGAGPSYSSYPEEPQTVRDGAGPSYSSYPEEPQTVRDGAVLPTDKGFPCLECGKSFIRKLNLDKHQKSHGEEKRYSCPECGKCYPRKSALIRHLRSHTGEKPYSCPECGKRFLQQCQLTRHKIIHTGKMPYSCPECGQYYPLKSELVRHLRTHTGEKPFPCPECGKCYAIKSTLVRHLRTHTGEKPYSCPECGKCFAQQSYVSVHQRCHTGEKPYSCPECGKCYSRKSELVTHQRYHTGEKPYSCPECGKCFLRKSDLAKHQICHTGEKPYSCPECGKCFSQKCYVSVHQICHTGEKSHSCPECGKCFARKSDLAKHQNNHMAEKPYPCPECGKCFSQKYYLSIHRICHTGELPHSCPECGKSFARKSDFNKHQRCHTGDRPYSCAECGKCFTEKSSLSKHRKSHTALVSR